One Bacteroidia bacterium genomic region harbors:
- the lpxD gene encoding UDP-3-O-(3-hydroxymyristoyl)glucosamine N-acyltransferase: MKLTQPVTVTEIARIIGGKVLGNPNHIVSGFNEIHRVEPGDLTFVDVEKYFKKSLNSRATTILLNQEVEIPEGKALILSNDPFRDYNLLTEYFQPRSSLDIYNEPILGENTHIGKNVVFGNNVSVGSNVEIGHNTIIGNNVVIGSETLIYGNVTIYDNCQIGSNCCIQSGAVIGGEAFYYKKRPYGRDKMLTKGRVILEDWVEIGANTTIDRGVSADTIIGEYTKIDNLVQIGHDTVVGKRCIIAAQVGIAGVSNIGDDVTLWGQVGIPSNIYIGNGAVVMAKSGVLASLEGGKTYLGVPAKEFKKSWREIACIEKLPELIKKIDP; the protein is encoded by the coding sequence ATGAAATTAACACAGCCTGTTACTGTTACCGAAATAGCCAGAATTATTGGGGGCAAGGTTCTGGGAAACCCCAATCATATTGTAAGCGGATTCAACGAAATTCATCGGGTAGAACCCGGAGACCTGACGTTTGTGGATGTTGAAAAATACTTTAAGAAGTCCCTTAACTCCCGTGCCACAACTATCTTACTAAACCAAGAAGTAGAAATCCCCGAAGGCAAAGCACTGATTTTAAGCAACGACCCTTTTCGGGATTACAACCTACTGACCGAATATTTTCAGCCCCGCTCTTCTTTAGATATTTACAATGAACCTATTTTGGGAGAAAATACCCACATCGGAAAAAATGTAGTATTCGGAAATAACGTTTCTGTCGGAAGTAATGTCGAAATCGGGCACAATACTATCATCGGAAACAATGTTGTAATTGGCTCAGAAACACTTATTTATGGAAATGTAACTATTTATGATAACTGCCAAATTGGTTCAAACTGCTGTATTCAGTCTGGTGCAGTTATTGGCGGGGAAGCTTTTTACTATAAAAAACGCCCCTATGGTCGCGATAAAATGCTGACAAAAGGACGTGTTATTCTCGAAGATTGGGTAGAAATTGGCGCAAACACAACCATAGACAGAGGCGTAAGTGCCGACACAATTATTGGTGAATATACTAAAATAGACAACTTAGTTCAAATTGGCCATGATACTGTGGTTGGAAAACGCTGTATTATAGCTGCCCAAGTAGGTATTGCCGGCGTTAGCAATATTGGAGATGACGTAACCTTATGGGGGCAGGTTGGCATACCCAGCAATATTTATATCGGAAATGGAGCCGTTGTGATGGCAAAATCAGGCGTGTTGGCATCATTAGAAGGCGGAAAAACTTATTTAGGAGTGCCCGCCAAAGAATTTAAAAAAAGTTGGCGGGAAATAGCTTGCATCGAAAAGCTACCGGAATTAATCAAAAAAATTGACCCTTAA
- a CDS encoding caspase family protein, with translation MKKLSLILLLGLVSYLAYGQFEVPQIVIDAEGHSGTIKALRFTPDGSKLVSFSDDKTIKIWDVETGELIQTLRGPAMVGPMGMVNSGAIHPNGNVIVSGGYFGPEVSEKSQLMGRIFLWDINTGKIIKQLNGPESPVIALDISPNGKWLTCGTTDNEIGLWNLTESSPGMNLSGHTEPVYVTQFSPDSKYLVTGGYDKKLIRWDLSSFVPNKQPVYTLMTGGHTEEIRTGTFTPDGQFFISGGYDNQLIVWNQAGKIERYLDQIKDPNYPDYSSLGDIHSLAITQDGKYVIVGTILTTGKNVQILDFQTGKIVKTFDKHDNTVTAVTTFGGEWVASAGGENRDIYIWNIKTGAIKQHFASKGTRIYSVAAGKQGVIGISTIKRNTYQFNSIGQINYQFSYNSLKLTQSSGQSESYQGATKEYGGITAVRESDYILRLSNGNTIKLDPNAEGVIMAYTFTPQGNIAVAGTFRTQLFDIKGRKLLEFLGHTAMVTSLCVSQDKKFLISGSSDQTVRLWDLSEKPTIAITFEEFKQMLIKQLGSEEKLNEVIKEKNINLSNLYLDAYEPFITPFCNLFLTQNGEWILWKNDNYYASSPKGSSYVGFHINQKSDQEAKFMPFEQYDLQYNRPDKVLQALTNPDPKLINAFYRAWQKRIEKYHALADSVVNPSDVPSIELQTNSQVTDSSNIRIKFNASDFKYRLDRMNIYLNGVPIYGIQGQDLSFGNKEKSPTTLIYSMKTPILPGKNKIQVSVKNRIGIESERRTITVISKEKPTKPNLYVITIGTSIYKDKRFNLSLAAKDAQDIAKQWNNRQDLFEKVFVHSYTNEQVTKENLLKIKETLSEATTKDVVILFVAGHGILDSKLDYYFGTHDIDFNDPAKRGFSYQELDNLLDGIKPIRKLLLIDSCHSGELDKEEVTRTQNIPAEVGNIKFRSAGTVVTSKPAFGEENTGILLGQLFSDIRRGTGATVVAAAGGTEFALESNEWNNGLFTYAFLNGLTKKAADLNNDNIIMLSELKEYIQKTVFELSQGKQNPISRQENPIVDVRLW, from the coding sequence GTGAAAAAATTGAGTTTAATATTACTTTTGGGGTTAGTTTCTTACTTAGCTTATGGCCAGTTTGAGGTTCCCCAAATAGTAATTGATGCAGAGGGGCATAGCGGAACCATTAAAGCCTTGCGTTTTACACCGGATGGTTCTAAGTTAGTTTCTTTTTCGGACGATAAAACGATTAAGATTTGGGACGTAGAGACAGGAGAGCTTATTCAGACGCTGCGTGGACCGGCTATGGTAGGCCCTATGGGAATGGTAAACTCCGGTGCAATACACCCAAATGGAAATGTAATTGTATCAGGTGGATATTTTGGACCAGAAGTAAGTGAAAAATCCCAACTAATGGGGCGCATATTTTTATGGGATATTAACACCGGAAAAATCATCAAACAACTTAATGGACCTGAAAGTCCGGTTATTGCCTTGGATATTTCCCCAAATGGAAAATGGCTCACCTGTGGAACTACCGATAATGAAATTGGTCTCTGGAATTTAACAGAATCTTCTCCCGGTATGAACCTAAGCGGTCATACCGAGCCTGTTTATGTAACCCAGTTTTCTCCAGATTCAAAATACTTAGTTACCGGAGGCTATGACAAAAAATTAATTCGCTGGGATTTATCTTCTTTTGTGCCCAATAAGCAGCCCGTTTATACGCTTATGACCGGCGGCCATACCGAAGAAATTAGAACCGGAACTTTTACCCCTGATGGTCAATTTTTTATATCAGGAGGCTATGATAATCAGCTAATTGTTTGGAACCAAGCCGGAAAAATAGAGCGTTATTTAGACCAAATTAAAGACCCAAATTATCCTGATTATTCATCATTGGGAGATATTCATAGCTTAGCAATTACCCAAGATGGGAAATATGTAATTGTGGGCACTATTTTAACTACCGGAAAAAACGTGCAAATACTTGATTTTCAAACTGGTAAAATTGTCAAAACCTTTGATAAACATGATAACACCGTTACGGCAGTAACTACTTTTGGGGGTGAATGGGTTGCCTCAGCCGGCGGAGAAAACCGTGATATTTATATCTGGAACATAAAAACCGGTGCTATAAAGCAGCATTTCGCCAGTAAAGGAACCCGAATTTACTCTGTAGCAGCAGGAAAACAGGGGGTAATCGGAATCAGTACCATAAAACGAAATACATATCAGTTTAATTCTATTGGCCAAATAAATTATCAATTCTCCTATAATAGTTTAAAACTAACCCAATCATCAGGCCAAAGTGAGAGCTATCAAGGAGCAACCAAAGAATATGGGGGTATTACCGCTGTTAGGGAAAGTGACTATATTTTACGGCTATCTAACGGAAATACGATAAAGTTAGACCCGAATGCTGAGGGAGTTATCATGGCATATACCTTTACGCCGCAAGGAAATATTGCTGTTGCAGGCACTTTTCGCACCCAATTATTTGATATTAAGGGCAGAAAATTGTTAGAATTTTTAGGCCATACTGCAATGGTAACTTCATTGTGTGTTTCTCAGGATAAAAAGTTTTTAATTTCGGGAAGTAGCGACCAAACGGTACGCCTTTGGGATCTCTCCGAAAAACCCACTATCGCCATTACATTTGAGGAGTTTAAGCAAATGCTAATTAAGCAATTAGGAAGCGAAGAAAAATTAAATGAAGTTATCAAAGAAAAAAATATTAACTTATCTAATTTATACTTAGATGCTTACGAGCCGTTTATTACACCATTTTGCAATTTATTTCTCACTCAAAACGGGGAGTGGATTCTTTGGAAAAATGATAATTATTACGCAAGTTCTCCCAAAGGGAGTTCTTATGTAGGTTTTCATATAAACCAGAAAAGCGACCAAGAGGCTAAGTTTATGCCATTTGAGCAATATGATTTGCAGTATAACCGCCCTGATAAAGTGCTGCAAGCCTTAACAAACCCAGATCCCAAGCTGATAAATGCTTTTTATCGTGCTTGGCAAAAGCGCATCGAAAAATACCATGCCTTAGCTGATTCTGTGGTAAACCCAAGTGATGTTCCCAGCATAGAATTACAAACCAATTCTCAGGTTACAGATTCATCCAATATCCGTATCAAGTTTAATGCAAGTGATTTTAAATATCGCTTAGACCGCATGAATATTTACCTCAATGGAGTTCCGATTTATGGAATACAAGGCCAAGATTTATCTTTTGGAAACAAAGAAAAAAGCCCAACTACGCTTATTTATTCCATGAAAACACCAATTTTGCCGGGAAAAAATAAAATACAGGTTTCAGTTAAAAATAGAATAGGCATAGAATCTGAAAGGCGGACAATCACTGTTATTTCCAAAGAGAAACCGACCAAACCGAATCTTTATGTAATCACCATAGGAACTTCCATTTATAAGGATAAGCGATTTAATCTTTCTTTAGCTGCAAAAGATGCCCAAGATATTGCTAAACAATGGAATAATAGACAAGATTTATTTGAAAAAGTCTTTGTTCATTCCTATACCAATGAGCAGGTAACGAAAGAAAATCTATTAAAAATCAAGGAAACGCTATCAGAAGCTACTACCAAAGATGTTGTGATTCTTTTTGTAGCCGGGCACGGTATTTTAGATTCTAAATTAGATTATTACTTTGGCACACATGACATAGACTTTAATGACCCTGCCAAACGCGGATTTAGCTATCAAGAACTTGATAATCTGTTAGATGGAATCAAGCCAATCCGAAAATTATTATTGATAGACAGCTGCCATTCAGGAGAACTTGATAAAGAGGAAGTTACCAGAACACAAAATATACCGGCAGAAGTTGGTAATATCAAGTTTCGTTCGGCAGGGACAGTAGTAACGTCTAAGCCGGCTTTTGGGGAAGAAAATACGGGTATTTTATTAGGGCAATTATTTTCAGATATACGCAGAGGAACCGGCGCAACTGTTGTTGCCGCTGCCGGCGGTACGGAGTTCGCATTAGAATCCAATGAATGGAACAACGGCCTCTTTACCTATGCTTTCCTAAACGGATTAACGAAGAAAGCAGCCGACCTAAATAATGATAACATCATAATGCTCAGTGAGTTAAAAGAATATATCCAAAAAACTGTATTTGAACTCTCGCAAGGCAAGCAAAATCCTATATCACGGCAAGAAAACCCAATTGTAGATGTTCGGCTTTGGTAG
- a CDS encoding amidohydrolase family protein yields MKRAKLFGYLFLFIWKLIQSALIADCQGVTTFPPVGVHEKNPTQIAFLNATIVVSPNQRLTNATLWVENGIIKAVGSKIPIPSSVYTVDLKGRWIFPAFIEPYYPVGNSDAKPADIKPPKYWNPAVSPENKVINYLSKAFPAIYDLRKNGFGAAHCVPDDGIFRGNGCFVLLQDGLTNSQVLKPECSQNLSFNKGKSPEDYPGSLMGAIALMRQTFLDASWYRDTWKVYQNNPKLPKPEFNLSLQQLQEFMAGTNPYVFQAQNTLEMLRMAKISQEFDLKKLICVGTPFDYEWAKPISATKMACILPMNTPKPIYADNPLDYLNVSLGQLRRWEQSPKNPVYLLAQDISISFTTNQLDKETTFWKQLYKFLEYGLTEEQALAALTTQPARWFGVEKQLGTIEAGKIANFIITSGNIFYQNATILETWVQGNQTIIQSVPSIDPRGTYVAILGNSNVSLTISGTLSEPKAEIEQAGNKYKTKITWQNPTLKIESDDFPDRLNLALSPEVNGLVGVRYIQTKPSPISFTKQKSFQDTLLKPVTVIPNAVSSPITFPNKAYGRTVYPLSESLLFKNATVWSNTEKGILTETDVFIAQGKIQKVGKNLSIPGAKVVEASGKHLTNGIIDEHSHIAITGGVNEGTQSVTAEVRIGDVIDPTDINIYRQLSGGVTTSQLLHGSANCIGGQAALVKLRWGKTPEEYKIEQAPLFIKFALGENVKQSNWGDKYSVRYPQTRLGVEQIFRDAFQTAKEYEKNLLSNNTLNSYPVRRDLELDAIVEILQKKRFITCHSYVQSEILTLMRVAESFGFQVNTFTHILEGYKIANEMKKHGVNASTFSDWWAYKYEVIDAIPQNAALLLRKGIATAINSDDPEMGRRLNQEAAKSIKYAGLSKEESWKMVTYYPAKMLHLDNKLGTIEPGKDADLVIWSQEPLSIYAIAEQTYVDGALLYDAQESRKQSDAIEQERIQLIEKMRKSAQTNGSTLPTEEIKEEYSCGGHGH; encoded by the coding sequence ATGAAGCGAGCTAAGCTATTTGGTTATCTTTTCTTGTTTATTTGGAAACTGATTCAGTCTGCGTTAATTGCTGATTGTCAGGGAGTAACAACATTTCCGCCAGTTGGAGTCCATGAGAAAAATCCTACCCAAATTGCCTTTTTGAATGCTACCATTGTCGTTTCTCCCAACCAACGCCTTACCAATGCTACACTATGGGTTGAAAATGGTATTATTAAAGCTGTAGGAAGTAAAATTCCTATTCCATCCTCTGTTTACACCGTAGATTTAAAAGGCCGTTGGATATTTCCGGCTTTTATAGAACCCTATTATCCCGTTGGTAATTCAGATGCTAAACCAGCAGATATTAAGCCCCCTAAATATTGGAATCCGGCAGTAAGCCCTGAAAATAAAGTTATTAACTATCTTTCTAAGGCGTTTCCGGCAATTTATGATTTACGAAAAAATGGTTTTGGGGCTGCCCATTGTGTACCTGATGATGGAATATTTCGAGGAAACGGCTGTTTTGTATTGCTGCAAGACGGCCTAACGAATAGCCAAGTATTAAAACCAGAATGTAGCCAAAATCTATCTTTCAATAAAGGAAAATCTCCCGAAGACTATCCCGGCTCCTTAATGGGAGCTATCGCGCTGATGAGGCAAACATTTTTAGATGCCTCTTGGTATCGAGATACTTGGAAAGTTTATCAAAACAACCCGAAACTTCCTAAGCCGGAGTTTAACCTTAGTTTGCAGCAATTACAGGAGTTTATGGCTGGAACAAACCCGTATGTTTTTCAAGCCCAAAACACCTTAGAAATGCTGCGTATGGCTAAGATATCCCAAGAATTTGACCTAAAAAAACTCATCTGCGTTGGTACTCCCTTTGACTATGAATGGGCAAAACCCATTTCAGCGACCAAAATGGCCTGCATCTTACCGATGAACACCCCTAAGCCAATCTATGCAGATAATCCCTTAGATTATCTAAATGTAAGCCTTGGCCAGCTGCGCAGGTGGGAGCAATCTCCCAAAAATCCCGTTTATCTATTAGCACAAGATATTTCTATATCATTTACAACCAATCAATTAGATAAAGAAACCACATTTTGGAAACAGTTATATAAGTTTTTGGAATACGGCCTTACAGAGGAGCAAGCATTAGCCGCTCTTACAACACAGCCAGCCCGTTGGTTCGGGGTAGAAAAACAATTAGGCACCATAGAAGCCGGAAAAATAGCTAACTTCATAATCACCTCCGGTAATATCTTTTACCAAAATGCTACTATCTTGGAAACTTGGGTGCAGGGAAACCAAACAATAATTCAATCTGTGCCTTCCATAGACCCAAGAGGTACTTATGTAGCGATACTTGGCAATAGTAACGTAAGTTTAACGATTAGCGGAACGTTATCAGAGCCAAAAGCAGAAATAGAGCAAGCAGGAAATAAATACAAAACTAAAATCACATGGCAAAACCCAACCTTAAAAATCGAATCTGATGACTTTCCTGACCGCTTGAACCTTGCGTTAAGCCCTGAAGTAAACGGATTAGTTGGCGTTCGTTATATCCAAACCAAGCCTTCACCAATATCTTTTACCAAACAAAAAAGTTTTCAAGATACTTTACTAAAGCCGGTAACGGTAATTCCTAACGCAGTTTCTTCACCCATCACATTTCCCAACAAAGCTTATGGACGCACGGTGTATCCGCTTTCGGAATCCCTTTTGTTCAAAAATGCAACAGTTTGGTCAAATACCGAAAAAGGTATTTTAACCGAAACAGATGTTTTTATTGCACAGGGAAAAATTCAAAAAGTGGGGAAAAACTTATCCATTCCGGGAGCCAAAGTCGTTGAGGCTTCGGGAAAACATTTAACTAACGGTATTATAGATGAACATTCACATATTGCAATTACCGGCGGGGTTAATGAAGGCACTCAATCCGTTACAGCAGAAGTACGTATCGGAGATGTGATAGACCCAACCGATATAAATATTTACCGGCAGCTTTCGGGAGGCGTAACTACCTCGCAATTATTACACGGGTCAGCAAACTGTATCGGCGGGCAGGCCGCTTTGGTAAAACTACGATGGGGCAAAACACCGGAAGAATACAAAATAGAGCAAGCACCATTATTCATCAAATTTGCCTTAGGCGAAAATGTAAAACAAAGTAACTGGGGAGATAAATATAGTGTTCGCTATCCGCAAACCCGGCTTGGAGTAGAGCAAATATTTCGAGATGCATTCCAAACAGCCAAAGAATACGAAAAAAACTTACTCTCTAATAATACCTTAAACAGCTATCCTGTACGTAGAGATTTAGAACTCGATGCCATCGTCGAAATTTTACAAAAAAAGAGATTTATAACCTGCCATTCTTATGTGCAATCTGAAATCCTAACCCTGATGCGAGTAGCTGAATCATTTGGTTTTCAGGTAAATACATTTACCCACATCTTAGAAGGCTATAAAATAGCAAATGAAATGAAAAAACATGGCGTAAATGCCTCTACTTTTTCAGATTGGTGGGCATATAAATATGAAGTTATTGATGCTATTCCACAAAATGCCGCTTTACTTTTGCGTAAAGGAATCGCAACGGCTATCAACTCTGATGACCCTGAAATGGGCAGAAGACTTAACCAAGAAGCCGCTAAGAGTATAAAATATGCAGGATTATCAAAAGAAGAAAGCTGGAAAATGGTAACGTATTATCCTGCTAAAATGTTGCATTTGGATAATAAATTGGGCACGATAGAACCCGGAAAAGATGCCGATTTGGTCATTTGGAGCCAAGAACCGCTCAGTATTTATGCCATAGCAGAACAAACCTATGTGGACGGTGCCTTGTTATATGATGCACAAGAGAGCCGTAAGCAAAGTGATGCTATTGAGCAAGAACGCATTCAATTGATAGAGAAGATGCGAAAATCTGCCCAAACAAATGGTAGCACATTGCCTACCGAAGAGATAAAAGAAGAATATTCCTGCGGCGGGCATGGCCATTAA
- the dprA gene encoding DNA-processing protein DprA, giving the protein MAIKTENEDELIHLIALKAVSGLGPILCRNLVAYCGSAKNVFSKNKSQLEKIPGIGNNTAHAIRNATQNIAQAEIELSYYQKNNISVIPYFDTRFPTNLKEIPDSPVVLYIQGETKFNDQIFVSIVGTRTPTEYGRKQAARFTECLSAANINIVSGLAFGIDAEAHKTALANNALTTAVIAHGLDRIYPQQHKQLAQKIIDSGGSIISEYPVYTKPEPVFFPARNRIIAGLSIAVIVVEAAHKGGALITARLAFDYDRDVYAVPGNLGNKTSEGCNALIQKNIAKIIINPEDLLTEIMPVINSPKPKIATSLLLTQEQQIVLNVLADQTLALDKLHDLTQISIGNLISIMLELEFSGLVKQLPGRLFVKI; this is encoded by the coding sequence ATGGCCATTAAAACAGAAAACGAAGATGAGTTAATACATTTAATTGCGTTAAAGGCAGTTAGTGGACTTGGGCCTATTCTTTGCCGAAACTTAGTGGCCTATTGCGGCAGTGCCAAAAATGTATTCTCAAAAAATAAATCCCAGCTTGAAAAAATTCCCGGAATAGGAAATAATACTGCCCACGCAATTAGAAATGCTACCCAAAATATAGCTCAAGCTGAAATAGAACTCTCTTATTATCAAAAAAATAATATCAGTGTTATCCCTTATTTTGATACTCGTTTTCCTACAAATCTTAAAGAAATACCGGATAGCCCCGTTGTTTTGTACATTCAGGGAGAGACAAAATTCAATGACCAAATCTTTGTGTCTATTGTGGGAACAAGAACCCCAACTGAATATGGGAGAAAGCAAGCCGCTCGTTTCACAGAATGTTTGTCGGCTGCTAACATAAATATAGTCAGTGGATTAGCTTTTGGCATTGATGCAGAAGCTCATAAAACTGCGTTAGCAAATAATGCTTTAACCACCGCTGTTATAGCACACGGCTTAGATAGAATTTATCCGCAACAGCATAAACAATTAGCCCAAAAAATTATAGATAGTGGCGGCAGCATTATTTCGGAATATCCTGTTTATACCAAACCGGAACCTGTATTTTTTCCCGCCAGAAACCGTATCATAGCTGGCCTGTCAATAGCCGTAATTGTCGTTGAAGCTGCCCACAAGGGAGGTGCTTTAATTACTGCCCGATTGGCTTTTGACTATGACAGAGATGTTTATGCCGTACCCGGCAATCTTGGAAACAAAACATCCGAAGGTTGTAACGCCTTGATACAAAAAAATATAGCTAAAATTATCATTAATCCGGAAGACTTACTCACGGAGATAATGCCGGTTATTAATTCGCCTAAGCCTAAAATTGCCACTTCGTTGCTACTTACCCAAGAGCAGCAAATAGTCTTGAATGTATTAGCAGACCAAACCTTAGCCTTAGATAAATTGCACGATCTCACTCAAATTTCTATTGGAAATTTGATCTCAATTATGTTAGAATTAGAATTTAGTGGACTTGTGAAGCAATTACCAGGTCGTCTTTTTGTGAAAATATAG
- a CDS encoding phosphatase PAP2 family protein: MQTLSIPKMNLRTFFFIYFLLSKLLISSYLFAQHKPAEWEINLLKQLNKAGTNTMQDKFVWGASQSIYPLTAVLNIWPVVDGVIHKDLNKITQGATRTLATGIAFSSIFLLKNTFRRERPDPAIFSVPFHKTGFSFPSGHAAIASSLATMIILEKKPWYWCAISISGCLLISYTRNYLGVHYPGDVITGILVGSGSALLTLPLRKITQKCVSKTCKKLKIIPEVIPE, encoded by the coding sequence ATGCAAACACTTTCTATTCCCAAAATGAACCTAAGAACTTTCTTTTTTATCTATTTTTTATTATCTAAATTATTGATTTCAAGCTATTTGTTTGCGCAACATAAACCAGCAGAATGGGAAATAAATTTGCTTAAACAATTAAATAAAGCCGGTACAAATACGATGCAGGATAAATTCGTTTGGGGGGCTTCACAGAGTATTTACCCCTTAACAGCCGTCTTAAATATCTGGCCGGTTGTTGATGGGGTTATTCACAAAGACTTAAACAAAATCACGCAAGGAGCAACACGTACCTTAGCTACGGGAATAGCTTTTAGTTCAATTTTTTTACTCAAAAATACTTTTCGCAGAGAACGGCCCGATCCTGCCATTTTTTCTGTACCTTTCCATAAAACTGGATTTTCATTTCCTTCAGGGCACGCTGCTATTGCCAGTTCTTTGGCTACGATGATTATTCTTGAAAAAAAACCTTGGTATTGGTGTGCTATATCAATAAGTGGTTGTTTGTTAATATCTTATACAAGAAACTATTTAGGAGTTCACTATCCGGGGGATGTTATTACCGGTATTTTAGTAGGTTCCGGATCTGCATTATTGACACTACCATTGCGAAAAATCACCCAAAAATGTGTATCTAAAACCTGTAAGAAATTGAAAATAATACCCGAAGTTATCCCTGAATAA
- a CDS encoding DUF6089 family protein, with translation MKKYILTLIAYSVTVYGVVAQRMNSAPFVQFGAGVSTYFGDLQKDNLSMKPGFEFGIGKMYQNGLGVKANILFSSADGQKDNKSSAGVLRSKESFYTSFNEFSIQASKTIFPFNRSTHISDRFYENLSVYGFAGVGLTLYSSRHLIDITDASKVIETRTNAVTPVIPIGLGVSYRVYRDFYVGVEGGGRILFTDKFDSREGKTKKNDFYTFFSLSIAKTIHPQKTKYHNSGRGESYLFGQLSGGPIHYFGDLRGGNSKSGFRTGVSFAIGYLFGKGFSIKANALIGNMGAEKTNFKKAINEVTTETFDSKINEFSLIGSWSFLRLPHARVPGAINNTSIAMYVFAGIGVLQYETSGLEIFKATNIVRTTYVNQPKQKTTPIVPVGLGVRYGFIKNLYLHAEFGYRFTQSDDLDARVGKTKKNDYYSFTNLGITYLFGGFQRRGGMMSCPRF, from the coding sequence ATGAAAAAATACATATTAACATTAATTGCATACTCTGTAACTGTTTACGGTGTGGTTGCGCAGCGTATGAACAGCGCACCATTCGTTCAATTTGGTGCAGGAGTAAGCACTTATTTTGGGGACTTACAAAAAGATAACCTAAGTATGAAGCCCGGCTTTGAATTTGGTATTGGAAAGATGTATCAAAATGGCTTGGGAGTAAAGGCTAATATCTTATTTAGTTCAGCAGATGGTCAAAAAGATAATAAATCTTCGGCAGGAGTACTTCGTTCCAAAGAAAGTTTTTATACATCTTTTAATGAGTTTTCTATTCAGGCAAGTAAGACTATATTCCCATTTAACCGCTCCACTCATATATCTGATCGTTTTTATGAGAACCTTTCTGTTTATGGGTTCGCCGGAGTAGGTTTAACCCTTTATAGTTCTCGGCACTTAATAGATATAACAGATGCTTCAAAGGTGATTGAAACAAGGACTAATGCTGTAACGCCGGTTATTCCAATAGGTTTAGGCGTTTCATACCGAGTTTATCGCGACTTTTATGTTGGTGTAGAAGGCGGAGGGCGCATTCTTTTTACGGATAAATTTGACTCTCGTGAGGGAAAAACCAAAAAGAATGATTTTTACACTTTTTTTAGTTTAAGTATTGCTAAAACAATACATCCGCAAAAAACCAAATATCATAATTCCGGTAGAGGAGAAAGTTATCTGTTTGGCCAGTTATCAGGCGGCCCGATACACTATTTCGGAGATCTAAGAGGCGGAAACTCTAAGTCAGGGTTTAGAACAGGAGTTAGTTTTGCAATCGGATATTTATTTGGAAAAGGATTCTCTATTAAAGCGAATGCCCTTATCGGCAATATGGGTGCAGAGAAAACAAATTTCAAAAAGGCTATTAATGAGGTTACTACCGAAACTTTTGATAGTAAAATCAATGAATTTAGCTTAATTGGTTCATGGAGCTTTCTGCGCTTACCACACGCCAGAGTTCCGGGAGCTATCAACAACACCAGTATAGCAATGTATGTATTCGCAGGTATCGGCGTTCTACAATACGAAACATCGGGATTAGAAATATTTAAAGCTACTAATATTGTTCGTACTACATACGTAAATCAACCTAAGCAAAAAACTACTCCTATTGTTCCTGTTGGGCTTGGAGTTCGTTATGGGTTTATTAAGAACCTATACTTGCACGCTGAATTTGGTTATCGTTTTACCCAATCTGATGATTTAGACGCCAGAGTTGGAAAGACCAAAAAGAATGATTACTATTCTTTCACAAATTTAGGTATCACCTATTTATTTGGTGGATTTCAAAGACGTGGTGGTATGATGAGCTGCCCACGCTTCTAA